The DNA region CCGCAGTTCCCCGACCAGTCGACGGTGGGGGAGTCGACGCCGACCTGACCGAACCAGTAGCTCACGCCCGAATCCGGTCCGGGCTCGACGATCATCACCTTGCTGGTACTCGAGTACGTACCGCCGAGCCCGTCGATCTGCATCGGGTCCGGACTGCCCATGAGGTCGAGGACCAGCGCGTCACGCCGCGGGCCCGGCGGCGGCACGTCGCGGGCGTGCAGGAACACGCCCTTGCTCGTACCGCCCCGCATCAGGACCGCGGGCACGCCCCCGCTCACGACGTCTCCGATCGCTGGTCGAGCAACCGGACGACCGCGGTGTGGTAGTTGTCGCCGAGTCCATGCTCACAGAGGCGGCCGAGCAATGAGTGCGCCAACGTGGCTGCCGGAAGGGCGACACCGAGTTCGGAAGCCAGATCCAGCGTGTAGCCGACGTCTTTTCGCATGTACGACGCGGGGAACACCCCTGTGGGGTGCTCATCGGGCAGCAGCGCGGAACGCCCGTGGTTCTCGAGTACGAAGCTGGCGGCCGAGCCGCCTCCGAGTACGTCGAAGAGGACCTCGTCGGAGACGAGACCGCTGCGCCGGGCGAGAGTGACCGCTTCCGCCAGCGCGACGACGGTCTCGAACACCACTGTGTTGTTGAGCAGTTTGAGCAGTGCCCCGGCCCCCGCGGGACCGCAGTGGGTGATCTCCGTGCCCATCATGCGCAGGAAGGGCTCCGCGCTCGCATAGTTCTCGGCGGTGCCGCCCGCCATGATCGCCAGCGTTCCGTCGGCGGCAGCGCGCCGCGTACGGGCGACCGGTGCGTCCAGGAAGCCCACGCCCCGCTCGGCCAGGCGCCGATGAGCCTCGCGTGCGACCCCGACGGGTGTGGTCGAAAGGTCTACGACCAGGGTCCCCGGGCGGGCGCCGGCGAGGACGCCCCCGTCGTCATAGAGGACCGACGCGACCTCGTCGCCTCCGGGCAGCGAGAGGAACACCAGGTCCGCTTTCGCCGCCACGTCTCCTGCCGACGTAGCGGCGACGGCACCCGAGGCGACCAGCGAAGCGGCGTTGCCCGGCCGAGCGTCGAACACGGTCAGCGGCAGATCGCTCTTCCGCGACACGTTCAGGCACTGCCTGGACCCCATCACCCCGAGGCCGATGAAGCCCAGGCGGTCGATCGTTGCCGAATCCGCGCTTGTCATTCCGGGACCTCCCTGTGATCGGCGAGGCGTCGTCGTCGATGAGCGGGCGCTGATCGCCCGGCCAGGCATCGGTGTTCCGCCGATCGTTGACGAGACCGTAAGCCTGATGACAGTCGTCTGTCGACAGGCGACAGGGAACTTTCTTTCGCTTGGTCCGATTTCGA from Streptomyces marispadix includes:
- a CDS encoding NAD(P)-dependent oxidoreductase encodes the protein MTSADSATIDRLGFIGLGVMGSRQCLNVSRKSDLPLTVFDARPGNAASLVASGAVAATSAGDVAAKADLVFLSLPGGDEVASVLYDDGGVLAGARPGTLVVDLSTTPVGVAREAHRRLAERGVGFLDAPVARTRRAAADGTLAIMAGGTAENYASAEPFLRMMGTEITHCGPAGAGALLKLLNNTVVFETVVALAEAVTLARRSGLVSDEVLFDVLGGGSAASFVLENHGRSALLPDEHPTGVFPASYMRKDVGYTLDLASELGVALPAATLAHSLLGRLCEHGLGDNYHTAVVRLLDQRSETS